The following proteins are encoded in a genomic region of Xanthomonas citri pv. mangiferaeindicae:
- a CDS encoding DNA-deoxyinosine glycosylase codes for MPDPVLRSFAPVVGPGARVLVLGSMPGVASLDAGRYYAHPRNLFWPIMGVLFDAGPELPYAQRLARLQQAGIALWDVAGECVRPGSLDARIEAGSVVANDIAGLLAAHPGIDRIRFNGSAAQTLFRRHVLPALPRVPDLARLPSTSPAHAALRFDAKLAAWRAGLCNE; via the coding sequence ATGCCAGATCCGGTACTCCGCAGCTTTGCCCCCGTCGTCGGCCCCGGCGCCCGGGTGCTGGTGCTCGGCAGCATGCCGGGCGTGGCCTCGCTGGACGCGGGCCGCTACTACGCGCATCCGCGCAACCTGTTCTGGCCGATCATGGGCGTCCTGTTCGACGCCGGGCCCGAGCTGCCCTATGCGCAGCGACTGGCGCGTCTGCAACAGGCGGGGATCGCCTTGTGGGACGTCGCTGGCGAATGCGTGCGTCCCGGCAGCCTGGATGCCCGGATCGAGGCCGGCAGTGTCGTTGCCAACGACATTGCCGGCCTGCTGGCGGCCCATCCGGGCATCGACCGCATCCGTTTCAACGGAAGCGCCGCGCAGACCCTGTTCCGCCGACACGTGCTGCCGGCACTGCCGCGCGTCCCGGACCTGGCGCGGCTGCCCTCGACGAGCCCGGCGCATGCGGCGCTGCGATTCGACGCCAAGCTCGCGGCCTGGCGCGCCGGGCTATGCAACGAGTGA